In one window of Kiritimatiellia bacterium DNA:
- a CDS encoding PAS domain-containing protein yields the protein MKLRSRMLLALGLSMAALFAVLYTVETRVVRAGFSELEERLALQDVQRVVRAVEAEGRQLSRSVADWAFWDDTYAFVEDRNELYVESNITPDTFESLGIEVLMIRDRSGGVAWSAALDPESGALGSAPPGLDRWSGPGAPLSCEGDDDRGAAGLVRLEEGLLVAAARPILSSRREGPPRGTVVMGRFLDAARIEELAAMLQLRLKFLTTDAPPPPIAEGDAWAALQRGAPGCVRALDEETLRGYALLRDLENRPAGVVEVTLPRGIHATGLNTVRVLRFMLLLVGFVFIAALAALLRTLVAAPLDQLRRDIDDVSASPGFTRRVPRRGTTELAGVADHINRLLDLVVESHRFLDSVIENIPNMIFIKDVRDLRFVRFNRAGEELLGMSRDELIGRSDRDFFPSEQAEFFIAKDREVLRGKTILDIPEEKLQTRHKGERILHTRKVPIVNERGEATYLLGISEDITEWKRFDEQRRAAEAEMQRLLDAARKSRRALLSVVEDQKRTQSSLAALSLHQEALLSAIPDIVMEVDARQVYTWANPAGLEFFGPDVVGRSAASFFVGEQPTGELVKPVFEGSREVVYVESWQYRRDGEKRLLAWWCRGLKDEQGAMIGAISTARDITEQNVLEEQVRQVQKIEAIGRLAGGVSHDFNNMLGVIIGHAEMAMEVVEPGQPLHENLQEILIAARRSADLTRQLLAFARKQTITPRVLDVNETVAGMLKMLRRLIGEDIELVWEPGNDVWPVKMDPAQMDQVLANLSVNARDAMESVGRLTIRTENVVIGENDVRHHPGSYPGEFVVLTVRDNGVGMDKATMEHIFEPFFTTKEAGKGTGLGLSTVFGIVKQNRGWIEVASRPGQGATFRISLPRERSAAELEAEAASAKGTAGGTETILLVEDELPILKLGKRVLEKAGYTVLAARTPDEALALAAGPPGRIQLLITDVVMPGMNGKDLTERLAETQPDMKVLYMSGYTADVIGQHGVLDEGIHFLQKPFTGRTLTLKVREVLDRKTA from the coding sequence ATGAAACTGCGCTCGCGAATGCTGCTGGCGCTGGGCCTTTCCATGGCCGCGCTGTTCGCCGTCCTCTATACCGTGGAGACCCGCGTGGTCCGCGCCGGGTTTTCCGAACTGGAGGAGCGGCTCGCGCTGCAGGACGTTCAGCGGGTCGTGCGGGCCGTCGAGGCGGAGGGCCGCCAGTTAAGCCGCTCGGTCGCAGACTGGGCGTTCTGGGACGATACCTACGCGTTCGTGGAGGACCGGAACGAACTATACGTCGAATCCAACATCACGCCGGACACGTTCGAGTCGCTCGGGATCGAAGTCCTGATGATCCGGGATCGGTCCGGGGGCGTGGCGTGGAGCGCCGCCCTGGATCCCGAAAGCGGGGCGCTGGGTTCCGCACCGCCCGGGCTCGATCGCTGGAGCGGTCCCGGCGCCCCCCTGTCTTGCGAGGGAGACGATGACCGGGGCGCCGCGGGCCTCGTGCGGTTGGAGGAGGGGCTCCTGGTCGCCGCGGCCCGGCCGATCCTGTCCTCCCGCCGGGAGGGGCCGCCGCGCGGCACGGTTGTCATGGGAAGGTTTCTCGATGCCGCGCGGATCGAGGAGTTGGCGGCCATGCTGCAACTGCGACTGAAGTTTTTAACCACAGATGCACCCCCGCCGCCGATCGCGGAGGGCGATGCGTGGGCCGCCCTGCAACGTGGCGCCCCGGGATGCGTCCGCGCGCTGGATGAGGAAACGCTCCGGGGGTACGCGCTCCTGCGCGACCTGGAAAACCGGCCGGCCGGCGTCGTCGAGGTAACGCTGCCGCGCGGCATCCATGCGACCGGCCTGAATACCGTGCGGGTCCTTCGATTCATGCTGTTGCTGGTAGGCTTCGTCTTCATCGCGGCCCTCGCCGCCCTGCTGCGGACCCTGGTCGCCGCGCCGCTCGATCAGCTCCGGCGGGACATCGACGACGTGTCCGCCTCTCCGGGCTTTACCCGGCGGGTGCCGCGGCGGGGGACGACCGAACTGGCCGGCGTCGCGGACCATATCAACCGCCTGCTGGACCTGGTCGTGGAATCGCACCGTTTTCTCGACTCGGTCATCGAAAATATTCCGAACATGATCTTCATCAAGGACGTCCGCGACCTGCGGTTCGTCCGCTTCAACCGCGCGGGCGAGGAGTTGCTCGGCATGTCCCGCGACGAACTCATCGGCCGGAGCGACCGCGACTTCTTCCCGTCGGAGCAGGCCGAGTTCTTCATCGCCAAGGACCGGGAGGTCCTGCGGGGGAAAACGATCCTCGATATCCCGGAGGAGAAACTGCAGACGCGCCACAAGGGCGAACGCATCCTGCACACCCGCAAGGTGCCGATCGTAAACGAGCGGGGCGAGGCCACGTACCTGCTGGGCATCTCCGAAGACATCACCGAGTGGAAGCGGTTCGACGAGCAACGGCGCGCCGCGGAGGCGGAGATGCAGCGCCTGCTCGATGCCGCGCGCAAATCGCGCAGGGCCCTGTTGAGCGTGGTGGAGGACCAGAAGCGCACGCAATCCTCGCTGGCGGCGTTGTCCCTGCACCAGGAGGCGCTCCTCTCCGCCATCCCGGACATCGTCATGGAGGTGGACGCCCGCCAGGTCTACACGTGGGCCAACCCGGCCGGCCTGGAGTTCTTCGGTCCCGACGTCGTCGGCCGGTCGGCGGCCTCCTTCTTCGTCGGCGAGCAGCCCACGGGGGAGTTGGTGAAGCCCGTGTTCGAGGGCTCCCGCGAGGTGGTCTATGTCGAGAGCTGGCAATACCGGCGGGACGGCGAGAAGCGGCTGCTCGCCTGGTGGTGCCGCGGCCTCAAGGACGAGCAGGGCGCGATGATCGGGGCCATCTCCACTGCGCGGGACATTACCGAGCAGAACGTGCTGGAGGAGCAGGTCCGCCAGGTCCAGAAGATCGAGGCCATCGGCCGGCTCGCCGGCGGCGTCTCGCACGATTTCAACAACATGCTGGGCGTCATCATCGGCCACGCGGAGATGGCGATGGAAGTCGTGGAGCCCGGACAGCCGCTGCACGAAAACCTGCAGGAGATCCTGATCGCGGCCCGGCGGTCGGCGGACCTCACCCGGCAGTTGCTGGCGTTCGCGCGCAAGCAGACCATTACGCCCCGCGTGCTGGACGTGAACGAGACCGTCGCCGGCATGCTCAAGATGCTCCGCCGCCTGATCGGCGAGGACATCGAGCTGGTCTGGGAGCCCGGGAACGACGTGTGGCCGGTGAAAATGGATCCCGCCCAGATGGACCAGGTGCTGGCCAACCTCTCGGTCAATGCCCGCGACGCCATGGAGAGCGTCGGCCGGCTCACGATCCGCACGGAGAACGTGGTCATCGGGGAAAACGATGTCCGGCATCACCCCGGCTCCTACCCGGGGGAGTTCGTCGTGCTCACGGTGCGCGATAACGGCGTGGGGATGGACAAGGCCACCATGGAGCACATCTTCGAGCCCTTCTTCACCACCAAGGAGGCGGGCAAGGGCACGGGCCTGGGCCTGTCCACGGTGTTCGGGATCGTGAAGCAGAACCGGGGCTGGATCGAGGTCGCCAGCCGGCCGGGCCAGGGGGCCACCTTCCGGATCAGCCTTCCCCGCGAACGGTCGGCGGCGGAGTTGGAAGCGGAGGCGGCGTCCGCAAAGGGGACGGCCGGCGGCACGGAAACGATCCTGCTGGTCGAGGACGAACTGCCGATCCTCAAGTTGGGCAAGCGGGTCCTCGAGAAGGCCGGCTACACAGTTCTCGCCGCGCGCACGCCGGACGAGGCCTTGGCGTTGGCCGCCGGGCCGCCGGGCCGCATCCAGTTGCTCATCACCGACGTCGTGATGCCGGGGATGAACGGGAAGGACTTGACCGAACGGTTGGCCGAAACGCAACCGGACATGAAAGTGCTGTACATGTCGGGTTACACCGCGGACGTCATCGGCCAGCATGGGGTGCTGGACGAGGGCATCCACTTCCTTCAGAAGCCCTTCACCGGCCGGACGCTGACCCTGAAAGTGCGCGAAGTGCTCGACCGGAAAACGGCCTGA
- a CDS encoding class I SAM-dependent methyltransferase, which produces MKYSRKEIESNHALRVERDAVHRRHGCDDKKSHAFILSKALPLEGRVLEIGTGKGRFLAQLLKHVPRVTTIDVDPAEQRCARLNVAYEKPPGRARFVIADARALPWKDASFDAVVSVNALHHMTRIPTVLREILRVVRPGGKIVLADFSERGFAIMDRIHRSEGRRHLRRPYHFKTIEDLLKAQGWRPRRFRGGGQVALVAGWS; this is translated from the coding sequence ATGAAATACTCCCGAAAAGAAATCGAATCCAACCACGCCCTCCGCGTCGAGCGCGACGCCGTTCATCGCCGGCACGGCTGCGATGACAAAAAGAGCCATGCCTTTATCCTGTCCAAGGCGCTGCCCCTGGAGGGCCGCGTCCTCGAGATCGGCACCGGGAAGGGGCGATTCCTCGCGCAGTTACTGAAGCACGTCCCGCGGGTCACGACGATCGACGTCGATCCCGCCGAGCAGCGCTGCGCGCGCTTGAACGTGGCCTACGAGAAACCGCCCGGCCGCGCGCGCTTCGTGATCGCCGACGCGCGCGCGTTGCCGTGGAAGGACGCCTCCTTCGATGCCGTCGTGTCCGTCAACGCCCTGCACCACATGACGCGAATCCCGACGGTGCTCCGCGAAATCCTGCGCGTCGTCCGGCCCGGCGGGAAGATCGTGCTGGCGGACTTCAGCGAGCGCGGGTTCGCGATCATGGACCGGATCCACCGCTCCGAGGGCCGCCGCCACCTGCGCCGGCCCTACCATTTCAAGACCATCGAAGACCTGCTGAAGGCGCAGGGCTGGCGGCCGAGACGGTTTCGAGGTGGCGGCCAGGTGGCGCTGGTGGCGGGATGGTCTTGA
- a CDS encoding MBL fold metallo-hydrolase — MNDAVRITVLVENSAGTSGLPAEHGLSLWIETPAGAVLFDTGQGPALPPNAAALKVPVADARAVVLSHGHYDHTGGLAWFLENNAAARVVLHPEAVKERYSLRDGVRAIGMPAPARAALEAAGGRVTRSVKPVEVAPNVWVTGEISRATEYEDVGGPFFLDADGRVPDLIPDDQALWTECSRGPVVVLGCAHSGMVNTLDYISRLTGTRAFHAVLGGMHLAAASPERLAATAAALTRYGVAVLGPGHCTGDAATAYLAGHTACRLWPCRAGEVLTL; from the coding sequence ATGAACGACGCGGTTCGCATCACGGTGCTGGTCGAGAACAGCGCCGGAACGTCCGGCCTCCCGGCCGAGCACGGGCTCTCGCTCTGGATCGAAACCCCGGCGGGGGCGGTGTTGTTCGACACAGGCCAGGGCCCGGCCCTGCCGCCCAACGCGGCCGCGCTGAAGGTTCCCGTGGCGGACGCCCGCGCCGTGGTCTTGAGCCACGGGCATTACGATCACACCGGCGGGCTCGCCTGGTTCCTGGAGAACAACGCGGCCGCCCGCGTCGTGCTCCATCCCGAGGCGGTGAAGGAGCGTTACAGCCTGCGGGACGGCGTCCGCGCCATCGGCATGCCCGCGCCGGCGCGCGCGGCGCTGGAGGCGGCGGGCGGCCGCGTGACGCGGTCCGTGAAGCCGGTGGAAGTCGCGCCGAACGTCTGGGTCACCGGCGAGATATCCCGGGCGACGGAATACGAGGACGTCGGCGGGCCGTTCTTCCTCGACGCCGACGGGCGGGTTCCGGACCTGATCCCGGACGACCAGGCCTTGTGGACAGAGTGTTCGCGCGGGCCGGTCGTCGTGCTCGGCTGCGCCCACTCGGGCATGGTCAACACGCTGGATTACATTTCCAGGCTGACGGGCACCCGCGCGTTCCACGCCGTGCTGGGCGGGATGCACCTGGCCGCGGCTTCACCGGAACGCCTCGCCGCCACGGCCGCCGCGCTGACCCGCTACGGGGTCGCCGTGCTCGGACCCGGCCACTGCACGGGCGACGCGGCGACGGCGTACCTGGCGGGACACACCGCCTGCCGCCTGTGGCCTTGCCGCGCGGGGGAAGTGCTGACGCTATGA